In Daucus carota subsp. sativus chromosome 4, DH1 v3.0, whole genome shotgun sequence, one DNA window encodes the following:
- the LOC108218089 gene encoding VQ motif-containing protein 25, which produces MYSNMEIAAAIMNKKQSCVAPHSKSSTTSSSSSSLGMHKSSQMMSKGRPPKIRIIHIFAPEIIKTDVANFRELVQRLTGKPSSQHTTVGAAKKKRQTRTINCPALAVPKKLEIRTGFRPAELRERIKGEEEIWGGANSGGGFLGGFADLDGFMQELNAFPILPLDASPMDAFADHQSQLA; this is translated from the coding sequence ATGTATTCAAATATGGAGATTGCTGCTGCTATAATGAACAAGAAACAATCTTGTGTTGCACCACACTCAAAATCCTCCACAACATCCTCCTCATCCTCTTCACTAGGCATGCACAAGAGTTCTCAGATGATGTCCAAAGGCAGGCCTCCTAAAATCCGCATCATTCACATCTTTGCACCAGAGATCATCAAAACCGACGTGGCCAACTTCAGAGAGCTCGTCCAGAGACTCACTGGTAAGCCTTCCTCCCAACACACCACCGTCGGTGCAGCCAAGAAAAAGAGACAGACAAGGACCATCAACTGTCCTGCACTGGCGGTGCCTAAGAAACTCGAGATACGGACAGGGTTCAGGCCGGCTGAGCTGAGGGAGAGGATCAAAGGGGAGGAGGAAATATGGGGAGGGGCTAACTCAGGTGGTGGATTCCTAGGAGGTTTCGCCGATTTGGATGGCTTTATGCAAGAACTCAATGCTTTTCCAATTCTTCCTCTAGATGCTTCTCCCATGGATGCCTTTGCAGATCATCAATCTCAGCTTGCCTAA
- the LOC108215859 gene encoding probable plastid-lipid-associated protein 13, chloroplastic, with protein MACSIQVTPFYGTSCSNSPVTIFCRKLHSAVNFGRKIGRHRVGRVMMVQQPVQGASATYAKEMERLSAKESLLLAFKDAGGFEGLVSGKTTDVQRIDVNERITSLERLNPTPRPTTSPFLEGRWNFEWLGTGTPGLFAAKIVFERFPSSLTNLSKMDVLIKDGNAKITAQLKFLNSIESKFVLSTKLSVEGPLRMKEEYAEGIVESPTIDESTIPEQLRGAFGQAATTMQQLPVPIRDVVTNGLKVPLSGSYQRLFMISYLDEEILIIRDTAGIPEVLTRLDTPAETMESVTEYVS; from the exons ATGGCTTGTTCAATTCAAGTCACTCCATTCTATGGCACCAGCTGTTCTAATTCTCCCGTCACTATTTTCTGCCGGAAACTTCACTCCGCCGTCAATTTTGGCCGGAAAATCGGCCGTCACAGAGTCGGCAGAGTAATGATGGTGCAGCAACCTGTCCAAGGAGCTTCCGCTACTTATGCCAAAGAAATGGAGCGCCTCTCTGCTAAAGAGTCCCTTCTTCTCGCT TTTAAGGATGCTGGGGGTTTTGAGGGGTTAGTTTCTGGGAAGACGACTGATGTCCAGAGGATTGATGTTAATGAGAGGATTACGAGTCTCGAGAGGCTTAATCCAACGCCTCGTCCCACTAC GTCTCCGTTTCTCGAAGGGAGGTGGAATTTCGAGTGGCTAGGAACGGGGACCCCAGGGCTGTTTGCTGCTAAGATTGTCTTCGA GAGATTCCCTTCTTCATTGACAAATTTATCAAAGATGGATGTCTTAATTAAGGATGGAAATGCAAAGATTACTGCACAGTTGAAATTCCTAAACTCG ATTGAAAGCAAATTTGTATTATCCACCAAGTTATCTGTTGAAGGACCTCTTCGAATGAAAGAAGAATACGCTGAAGGAATAGTCGAGTCTCCAACAATTGATGAATCCACCATACCTGAACAACTAAGGGGTGCTTTTGGTCAGGCTGCTACCACGATGCAACAGCTTCCTGTTCCTATAAGAGATGTTGTGACCAATGGGCTGAAAGTCCCTCTCA GTGGTTCTTACCAAAGATTGTTTATGATTTCATATCTTGACGAAGAAATTTTG ATAATAAGAGATACTGCTGGAATACCTGAAGTACTTACAAGGTTGGATACCCCTGCGGAGACCATGGAATCTGTTACAGAGTATGTGAGTTAA
- the LOC108216057 gene encoding uncharacterized protein LOC108216057, whose product MNRATKAVISSIQATQYNLKSTALFHSTPVLQRKRRSSPWDTRGSASKGSTRRAKYYRYSGKQNRKEELLRNVSAFAENLFQGLNYDYEEYEREPSSSRGRTWFRPDFRDKGSKAGGSNYKGPRSGRRRGFQFCEDDDDVENLFQSAFGGNKHYFWSFMSDEPPRSSSGYSYNSRYSSRWKWTHEEDYDTDADRSESESNSTSDRKTLGLSATGPLNADDVKIAYRKCAMKWHPDRHQGSSKAVAEEKFKVCSAAYQSLCDKLALN is encoded by the exons ATGAACAGAGCAACAAAAGCTGTGATTTCCAGCATTCAGGCCACCCAATACAACCTTAAATCGACTGCCCTCTTTCACTCCACTCCTGTTCTTCAACGCAAAAGACGTTCTAGCCCCTGGGACACC AGGGGAAGTGCTTCTAAGGGTTCTACAAGG CGAGCTAAATACTACAGATATTCAGGAAAACAGAACCGTAAAGAAGAATTGCTGCGCAATGTTAGTGCTTTCGCAGAAAATCTTTTTCAG GGCTTGAACTATGATTATGAAGAATATGAACGTGAACCATCTTCAAGTCGTGGCAGGACCTGGTTTAGACCAGATTTCAGGGATAAGGGATCCAAAGCTGGTGGGTCTAATTATAAGGGACCCCGATCTGGGCGTAGAA GGGGTTTTCAGTTctgtgaagatgatgatgatgttgaaaaCCTTTTCCAGTCTGCATTTGGTGGAAATAAACATTACTTTTGGTCTTTCATGAGTGATGAACCTCCTCGGAGCTCATCAGGATACAGTTATAACAGTAGGTACTCTTCGAGATGGAAGTGGACTCATGAAGAGGATTATGATACTGATGCTGACAGGTCAGAGTCAGAGTCAAATTCAACTTCAGATAGGAAGACACTTGGGTTGAGTGCTACTGGTCCTTTAAATGCGGATGATGTTAAAATTGC ATATCGAAAATGCGCAATGAAATGGCATCCTGATCGTCACCAGGGCTCATCAAAA GCTGTGGCGGAGGAGAAGTTTAAGGTCTGCAGTGCTGCTTATCAATCATTATGTGACAAATTGGCCTTAAATTGA
- the LOC108217441 gene encoding cadmium/zinc-transporting ATPase HMA3, which produces MTNKVEKSYLNVSGLCCSSEASLIERILKPLPGVTEVTVVVPSRTVIVHHQSILISQIQIVDALNESGLNASVKDKAGEGENSNKNNKKKWPSPFVLGSGFLVLLTLILQHVYRPLHYLGLAAVALAIFPIFMKAVAAIRHFNLSNINILVLITVAGSIVLKDYFEAGAIVFLFTFSQWLEFKASHKATSAMSSLVDIVPQTAFIAETGERVNADQVQLNTILSIKPGDVIPIDGVVVQGNCDVDEKTLTGESFPVSKQIGSTVWAGTINLNGHLNVNTTALPEDCVVTRMANLVEEAQKNKSKTQRIVDKFTKYYTPFIIAIALCLVIVPSAIGAHNLSEWCRLALVVLVSACPCALVLSTPVAAFCALSNAAKSGLLVKGAEHLETLAKVKIMAFDKTGTITTGEFIVADFKPILQDDHITLDKLLYWVSSIESKSSHPMAEALVKYAKSYSVDPKPDEVEEFHNFPGEGIYGKIDGKDIYIGNKRIALRAGCLTLPTIGDDEMEGKSIGYIFSGSFPAGIFSLSDVCRTGVKEAIQELKSMGIKTAMLTGDHQAAAKHAQDQIDGALELVHSELLPEDKARIIKDFQHESTTAMIGDGLNDAAALATADIGISMGISGSALAMETGNIILMSNDIRKIPLAVRLARKTKLKILENLFLSVITKTAIVVLAIMGHPLVWAAVLADAGTCLLVICNSMLLLAHKDNHSKGNFKSSISRHGNRIALSHKHCCSVIKRLKKHMHTRHFPKKCSAQSLSNGICSLSCGFQMKTTLAKDQGCCEFDDQKSQGVQHNVAIFESEPHCRQRCCSANQVETKCIPHFNSPKYQCESMNSKSFGEIGLLPKDHSGCEHDVPVHGVQQNVVISESNSHCHQRCCSANQDETRCIPGFNSPKNQYESASTKSFGKMEPLPKDQGCCELDDNPAHEVQQNVAMSESESKCHQHCCPANQVERKCIPHFNSPKHQSESASPKSFGEIEPFPKDQGYCELDDNQAREVQQNVAIYESKSKCQQHCCSANQVDIKCIPDSNPPKHQCKSGSPKSFGAMEPLSNSAATDGCCDNGDDKLDSNVDFQSSEVRQVRGCCKKECCGKAPLFELALGGILSEIVIE; this is translated from the exons ATGACGAATAAGGTGGAAAAAAGCTACTTAAATGTGTCGGGGCTATGCTGTAGTTCAGAGGCGTCTTTAATAGAGAGAATACTGAAGCCACTCCCAGGAGTGACGGAAGTGACGGTGGTGGTGCCATCAAGAACTGTCATCGTTCATCATCAATCCATCCTTATTTCCCAGATCCAAATTG TGGACGCTCTGAATGAATCAGGATTGAATGCAAGTGTCAAAGACAAAGCTGGAGAAGGGGAAAACAGTAACAAGAATAACAAGAAGAAATGGCCAAGCCCGTTTGTATTAGGCTCGGGATTCTTGGTATTGTTAACCTTAATACTCCAGCATGTTTATCGTCCTCTCCATTACCTGGGCCTGGCTGCTGTTGCGCTTGCTATCTTTCCCATTTTCATGAAAGCCGTTGCTGCTATACGCCATTTCAACCTCTCCAACATCAACATTCTTGTCCTTATCACAG TTGCTGGATCAATTGTGCTAAAAGACTATTTTGAAGCTGGGGCAATAGTTTTCTTATTCACATTTTCTCAATGGCTCGAGTTCAAGGCAAGTCACAAGGCTACTTCTGCTATGTCATCTCTCGTAGACATAGTTCCTCAAACGGCATTCATTGCTGAAACCGGGGAAAGAGTGAATGCTGATCAAGTCCAGCTTAACACCATTCTCTCCATTAAGCCCGGTGATGTTATACCCATTGACGGAGTTGTTGTACAAGGAAACTGTGACGTTGATGAGAAAACTTTAACTGGTGAATCTTTTCCCGTTTCAAAGCAAATTGGCTCCACTGTTTGGGCCGGCACCATCAATCTAAAtg GTCATTTAAACGTTAACACTACTGCTCTACCGGAAGATTGTGTGGTGACTAGGATGGCAAATCTTGTTGAAGAGGCACAAAAGAATAAATCAAAAACCCAAAGAATTGTTGACAAATTCACGAAATATTACACCCCGT TTATCATAGCTATAGCTCTCTGCTTAGTGATTGTTCCCTCTGCAATAGGAGCACACAATTTAAGTGAGTGGTGCCGCTTGGCATTGGTTGTTTTGGTGAGCGCATGTCCTTGTGCACTCGTCCTCTCCACCCCAGTTGCTGCCTTCTGTGCTCTTTCAAATGCTGCTAAATCAGGTCTTCTTGTCAAAGGAGCAGAACATCTTGAAACTCTGGCTAAAGTGAAGATAATGGCATTTGATAAAACAGGTACAATTACCACAGGGGAGTTTATTGTTGCAGATTTCAAACCAATTCTACAGGATGATCATATTACCTTGGACAAGCTACTGTActg GGTTTCAAGTATCGAGAGCAAGTCAAGTCATCCAATGGCAGAAGCACTGGTTAAGTATGCAAAGTCATATTCTGTTGATCCGAAGCCAGATGAAGTTGAGGAGTTTCATAACTTTCCAGGTGAAGGAATTTATGGGAAGATTGATGGGAAAGACATCTATATCGGAAACAAAAGAATTGCTCTTCGAGCAGGTTGTTTAACAT TACCAACCATAGGAGATGATGAAATGGAAGGAAAGTCTATTGGATACATATTCTCAGGGTCTTTTCCTGCTGGAATTTTCAGCCTGTCTGACGTTTGTCGTACTGGAGTCAAAGAGGCCATCCAAGAGCTTAAATCAATGGGCATAAAAACAGCTATGCTTACAGGAGATCATCAAGCGGCAGCAAAGCATGCACAAGATCAG ATCGATGGTGCTCTAGAACTTGTCCATTCTGAACTTTTACCCGAAGACAAGGCAAGAATAATTAAGGATTTCCAGCATGAATCAACTACTGCAATGATTGGCGATGGCCTAAATGATGCTGCAGCATTAGCCACTGCTGATATTGGTATTTCCATGGGAATTTCTGGTTCAGCACTAGCAATGGAAACTGGGAACATAATTCTCATGTCAAATGATATCCGAAAGATACCCCTAGCCGTTCGACTTGCAAGGAAAACGAAACTGAAAATccttgaaaatttatttttgtcagTTATCACCAAGACTGCTATAGTTGTTCTAGCTATCATGGGGCATCCGCTTGTTTGGGCTGCTGTTCTTGCAGATGCAGGGACATGCTTGCTCGTTATCTGCAACAGTATGTTACTCTTAGCACATAAAGATAACCACAGTAAAGGGAATTTTAAATCTTCTATTTCAAGACATGGCAACAGAATTGCCCTTAGCCACAAGCACTGTTGCTCTGTTATTAAAAGACTGAAGAAACATATGCACACAAGACATTTTCCCAAAAAATGTTCTGCGCAAAGTCTCTCCAATGGCATCTGCTCACTGTCATGTGGGTTCCAAATGAAGACGACTTTAGCTAAAGATCAAGGTTGTTGTGAATTTGATGATCAAAAATCTCAAGGAGTACAGCACAATGTAGCCATTTTCGAGTCAGAACCCCATTGTCGCCAACGTTGTTGCTCTGCTAACCAAGTTGAGACGAAGTGCATTCCTCATTTTAATTCTCCAAAGTATCAATGTGAATCTATGAATTCAAAATCATTTGGGGAGATTGGGCTACTCCCCAAAGATCATAGTGGGTGTGAACATGATGTTCCAGTTCATGGAGTGCAACAAAATGTAGTCATTTCCGAGTCAAATTCTCATTGTCACCAACGTTGTTGCTCTGCTAACCAAGATGAGACAAGGTGCATTCCTGGTTTTAATTCTCCAAAGAATCAATATGaatctgcaagtacaaaatcatTCGGGAAGATGGAGCCACTCCCCAAAGACCAAGGTTGCTGTGAACTTGATGATAATCCAGCTCACGAAGTCCAACAGAATGTAGCTATGTCCGAGTCGGAATCCAAGTGTCACCAGCATTGTTGCCCTGCTAACCAAGTTGAGAGAAAGTGCATTCctcatttcaattctccaaAGCATCAATCTGAATCTGCGAGTCCAAAATCATTTGGGGAAATTGAGCCATTCCCCAAAGATCAAGGTTATTGTGAACTTGATGATAATCAAGCTCGCGAAGTACAACAGAATGTAGCCATTTACGAGTCAAAATCCAAGTGTCAACAACATTGTTGCTCTGCTAACCAGGTTGATATAAAGTGCATCCCTGATTCTAATCCTCCAAAGCATCAATGTAAATCTGGGAGTCCAAAATCATTTGGGGCAATGGAGCCACTCTCTAACTCTGCTGCAACTGATGGCTGCTGCGATAATGGTGATGATAAGCTGGATTCTAATGTTGACTTTCAAAGTTCAGAAGTAAGGCAGGTCAGGGGTTGCTGTAAGAAAGAGTGTTGCGGCAAGGCTCCACTCTTTGAATTGGCTTTAGGAGGGATATTATCAGAAATTGTGATAGAGTAA